The sequence below is a genomic window from Methylotuvimicrobium sp. KM2.
CAAGGTTTTAATTTGACCGCGGACGATTTGACCGCATTGTTCGATCCGGTACAGTCGTAGGCATTGATCCAATAAAAAGTATCTTGTCCACGAAACACGCGAAAATATTTGGCATTTTGGCTGGCCGGGGTTTGCAACCCCGCCCCGCTCGAAGGGACGACGAAGGCGACTCTCCCTCAGAGGGTGTTAATGCACTGTGGGAGCGATCCCCAGATCGCGATTTCGAGGCCGTGAATGTCAAGTTACAATAAATAGCATCAAGGCCACATTGTCTAAGATTGCTAAAAGGTAATACATGACTTATGTATAGCGATGAGATCCGTAAATTGGGAAAGCAATACGGATTGACCGTTTTTTTAGCTTGATGCGCATGGGTTTGCAATCCCAGCCTAAACCGTTTAAAAAATGCAAACTTCGTGTAATCTGTGACCATTGAGATCAATCATAATAACCGGGCCTTAAACGATGAACGATTATCCGCCGCATATTGAAGTCATCAATGATGCAGGTCCTTACCCGCCTGGCTCGCCTCCCCAACGCTGGTTTCTTTCCCGTTTACCAATCTTTCTCGGCGTTTTCCTGAGCGCATTGCTCATCGGCTTGGCTTACAACTACAGCCGCCCTGCAATATACCGCAGCACTGCAACTTTACTGACTTCGGCAATGACCGCGATCGATCAGACCTCGGAAACCGCCGATATTCAGCATGTCGCGATACAACGGCAAATTTTGCTGGGCCGCGAACTATTGAATGAAACGCTCAAGAGACTCGAGATAACGCATCCGCAAGCCAATCTCACTTTAGAAGACGTCAAGGAAATCTTGCAAGTCCAATCGTTGCCCGACACGCAATTGGTCGAGATGCAGGCCGAGGGCGAAATGCCGGAGATTTTATCGGCTTTGATCAATACTTGGATAGACGTATATTTGGATGCCAGAGCGGCGGAAATCGAAAGCAGCAAAGGTAAGACTATACAAATCGTCAAGGATGAATTGACCGAATTGGAAATTAAAATCGAACAAGCTCGGAACGCGCTGATAGAATTTAGGAACGAACATGACATCGCCTCGACCGAGCGACAAGAAAATACGGTATTGGCTAAACTGACCGGGCTCACGGCGGCATTGAATAACGCCAATGAGGCCGAAGTCAAAGCCAAGGCTCGACTCGAAGCCGTCGAAAAGGCCATCGAAGAAGGTCAAGCCGTCGTGCCGACTCAGGATCAACGCAGCCTGGATCAATTGGAGCAACGCTTGCAACAGCTCAGGGAAAAGCTGGCCGAATTCGACAAACGCTATACCCGGGAATACCTGGCTCGGCAACCGTCGATGCGATTCATTCCCGAGGAAATTAAAAAGCTCGAAAAGGAAATTGCAGCCAAGCAGCAATACGGCACAAGAATCGTTCATACCGATGCGATGCAAGAATACCAGGCCGCTAAAATGACGCTCGATCGTATTCGTCAACAGCTCGAGGACCACAAACGCATGGCGTCGGAGTTTAGCTCGCGTTTCGCGCAACACGAAACTCTGAAAGCCGATCTCGATGGACTCGAAAAAATTTACCGAGAAACGCAAGAACGCCTGGCTCAAATCGAAACGCGTCCGGTTGAAAAATACCCTCAGGTTACCGTGATTGACCGAGCCTTTCTTGCCCGCGACCCCATCAGCCCGAATTACAAGCGAGATACAGTGATTATCGTTATCGGTTCAGTCATGCTCGGACTGTTCGGCGTTTGGCTGGCCGAGTTTTTACATCCGCCGAGGAAAAAACAATCGGACGATGCGTTTTCCGGTTTATCGGCCTACGCGAACCTAGGTTTTGGCGCAGGAAGGCTGGATTTGCCGCAAATCTCTCCCGAAAGGCTTGCGCAAATTCGCAATCATCAGCGACTGCATGCGCCAATGCTACGGGAATTGTCGGATGCCGATTTGCGCGCGCTGCTCAATGCTTCGAATACGATGGGTAAACAGTTAATTGTTTTGTTATTGCTTGGCGTTACATTGAAGGAAGCCGCGGCATTGACTCCCGAGCATCTGTATGCCGAGTCTGGAGAAATCCGGTTGAGCGGTGCCGTACCGAGAAACATTCCGCTCGACGGTCTATTGAGTTATTTTAACGAGCAACATCGATTTCCGGCCTGGTATACCGATAGCCCGCTAGCGGTCGGCGATCTTTCCGCGATTATAAGTGTTGCGGCGATCGATGCCGGCATGACACATCCCGAAGATTTCAATGCCGATGCCATTCGCCATACCTACATCGTGTATCTCATAAGACAAGGTTTGAAGTTATCCGAACTTGAAAACATCGTCGGAACGATAGCGCCTGCCGATTTAGTCGAATACGGGCGTTATTCGCCGTTACGCCCCGGTCTTTCAGTAACTGAAATCAACCGAATCCATCCGGCTTTGGAAACGGAAGCACTTCCGCCGGCGCAATGAACGAAAACAAATCATGCTCTTTTCGATCATAATCCCGACACTCAACGAACAAACCTCGATCGTTGAATGCCTTGGCAAACTGCAACACTTACGCGAACATGCGGAAATTATCGTATCGGACGGCGGCAGTAGCGATCGCACCGTGGCACTGGCCGAGGGTCTGGCCGACCGTGTCTTAACCGGCCCGGCCGGCCGCGCCAAGCAAATGAACCGGGGGGCAAAGTATGCGTATGGCGAAATCTTGATCTTTTTGCATGCCGATACGGTCTTGCCCGAACAAGCATTGAACTCGATTAATCATGCCTTGAACGAAGGCGCATATTGGGGGCGTTTCGATATTCGTCTGAGCGGTCGCCATTTCATGTTGAAGGTGATCGCCGCACTAATGAATCTACGTTCGCGATGGACCGGTATCGCGACCGGAGATCAGGCGATTTTCGTGAGTCGCAAAGCCTTCGATGCCGTGGGGGGCTTTCCCGATATCGCCTTGATGGAAGATATCGCGCTAAGCAAATCTTTGAAAAAATGGGGTAAACCCGCTTGCCTAGTCGATCGTGTCGTCAGTTCCGGCAGGCGCTGGGAAAGCTATGGCCTATACCGAACGATTCTATTGATGTGGAGTCTAAGACTTCGCTATTTTTTGGGCAGCCATCCGGAGACCTTGGCTCATCTCTACCGAACAGGAAAATTATGGAAACCGTAATCCGCTTATCTGTTGCGCTAGGTATTTTTTTGATCATGATCAGTTGGGAAGCGCTGCGACCAAGACGCAAGCAATCGCCCGACCGCAAACGACGCTGGCCGATCAATATCGGCTTGGCGCTGTTCAACATGCTGCTGATGCGATTGACGGTCGGGGGAGCGGCCTATCTGAGCGCGGTTTATGCGCAAGAGCAGTCTTGGGGAATTTTGAATGCGCTTGATATTCAAGGCTGGCCGGCGGTTGCGGTTACCTTGATCGCGCTCGATTTTGCGATTTACGGTCAGCATGTGCTCTCGCACAAATGGCCGTTGCTATGGCGTTTGCACCAGATTCATCACACCGATATGGCCTTCGATGCGACAACGGCGGTTCGCTTTCATCCGTTGGAAATCGTTTTTTCGATGTTCTATAAAATCGCATGGATCTTGTTGCTCGGCGCGGACCCGCTGGCCGTGATCGCCTTCGAAATCATCCTGAACGGAGCGGCTACGTTCAATCACGGCAATGTCGATATCCCGGAGCGAGTCGATAAAATACTCCGTTGGTTCATCGTCACGCCGGACATGCATCGTATTCATCATTCGACGATCCCAGTCGAAACCGACAGTAATTACGGCTTTTCGATTTCCTGTTGGGATCGCCTATGCGGCACCTACCGCGCCGAACCCAAACAAGCGCAAACCGAGATGCCGATCGGCCTAGCCCCTTATAGAAACCCCGAGGAACTGGGCTTCGCGAGTTTGTTGCGTTTACCGTTTAGCGGGCTACGCCGGGAGTGATGCGAGATATCGGTTTATCCTAGAAAAAGCGATTCACCATGAAGAGCATGAAGTGACATGAAGAATTACTCGCTTTAAATAGTGTTCGCACATCAAATTTCGGTTTTTTTACTCCCTCATCCTAGCCTTCTCCGAGAGGGAGAAAGTATTGAAGCGCCGAAATTTGATGTGCGATAGGTATATGACCAAAACCTTAGGTTTATTCCAGCTTAATTTGATCCTCGATCGTATGCGTTAACCGAACGTCCGGTAATTCCAAGGTCATCTTTACCTGCAAGGTTTCGGTTCCTTTCAACTCACCCGTTTCAACGGCCTTGACAATCGCGTGTTCAAGTTCTCGCTGTGAAGTCACGCCGACTTGTTTCAAAAACTTCCTGACTTCCATATTCAATGTATCTTCGTTCATTGTTGTCTCCGGTAAATCATCAAAAAAATTGAAAAAGAATCGAAAGCACTAATGCAATTCGGACTCTCGTCGTGCCCATCCGGTTAACATAAACCATAGCGCTTGAAACGATGTAGTTTTTTAAACGGTATTCAATTCAGCATTCTAATCGAATAATAAAGCAAAGAAGAAAGATTTCTGTTGACATAAAAATGAGAATCATTATTATTAGCACTACGATAGATATTTGACCTCTCCTAACTATCGTTTGGCGCACGATGCTTCGCTCTCTAAATATATCGCACACTGCGTGCGCCAATTTTTTTGCTCACTCGAATGAGGATGTCATGTTGGAAAATCAATCGGAAACATCGGCTCTGCATGAAGTTACACATCTTCATGCGAGTACGTTAATGCTAATTACCCAATTCAGTAACGGACATCATTGCCCGAAACTGGCGCACATGATCGTCAATCAATTACGCCGACTCATTACCGAGTCCGAGCTGGAACAACTGCCCAAGGGCCAGGAAATGTACCGGCAATTACTCAGTCATTGGCAGCAAGTAACGCATACGTTGTTGGAACAGCGGCAACAAAACCCTAAGCGCACTCAATTACACTGAGTTTGTTCAGGATGAAACCCTATAAATTCAATCGCCAACATGTTGAACGCCTTTTCGTTTATTCGGCTATGCCCCGCGCCGCTAAACTGCAAATATTCGAAAACCGCTTGCGCTTGCTTTTGCGTAATGTTAGCGAATGCGCCGACGATTGCCGATGAGAAGGCCGCGATGAAAGATACGGTGAAGCTCGATACGATGATTGTCGAAGGCTCTTCAAGCGCCCGTCCGCTGGATGAAGAGCCTGGCACCGCTTCGGTAATCGATGCCGAGACGATAGAACGGCGAATGGTTCGCAGCATCAAAGATTTGATCCGTTACGAGCCGGGCGTCAACGTCGGCAACGATCCGCAACGTTTCGGCGCGACCGGCTTTACGATTCGCGGTCTCGGCGGCAACCGCGTGTTGATGCAAGTCGACGGCGTTCGCTTGCCGGACGCTTTTTCGATCGGCTCGTTCGCCTCGGCGACGCGAAACATGGTCGACATGGATGCGCTGAAATCGGTCGAAATCATCCGCGGCGCAGGGTCTGCCCAATACGGCGGAGATGCGCTGGGCGGCACGGTCGGCTTTGTCACTAAAGACCCGCGTGATTATCTCGACACATTCGGCAACGATTATTATGCCGACGCCAAACTCGGGTACAACACGACCGATCAAAGTTTTCTGAAAACTGCTACATTGGCAGGCGCATCATTTGGTTTTGAAAGCTTGCTGCTGTTAACGCACTCAGAAAGCGCAGAAACCGACACGAAAGGCGACAACAAGGAGCTGAATCCGAGACGGACCGCGCCAAGCCCTCAGGACAACGAAGTCTACAACGGACTCGGCAAGCTGCTCTACCGTTTCGACGATGACAACGTGCTACGCTTAACCGGCGAGTGGATGCACAGCGAGTCCGAGCTCGACGCTTATCATGCCAGAGATCCATTGGGCATCGGCTTTCCTCCGAACACAAAAATATTCAGCCTGATCACCGATGACAGACAAACGCGTTGGCGGATTTCGTTGGATCATACGCTTAAACATATCGACTTTGCGTTATTCGATAGCGCATTCTGGCGCGTATACCGGCAAAAGACTGCGGCGACACAAGAAACTTGGCAAGATCGCGACAATCCGCTGAATAAACGCCATCTGATCCACCGTATTTTCAGCTTCGATAACGACGATTTCGGTGGGGAAATTCGCTTCGACAAGCTTTTCTCGACCGGTATTTTCGATCATGCGTTGCAATACGGCGGTCAAATCAGCATGAACACGATTACGCAGAAGCGGGACGGCACAATAACCTATACCAGCGGTAATCCGCCATTCATTCAACCGGGAACCGTTTCGAAAACCGTCCCGCCCGACACGTTTCCTGTCCGCGATTTTCCTGAAAGCTTAGTGACGAAGGCGGGTGCTTATCTTCAAGACAACATCACGTTTTTTGATCGGCGCGTAGAGCTGATTCCCGGTGTACGTATCGAGTTCTACTCTTTAAAGCCGCAAAAAGACCGACTATACGATGCGACGTCGGAGGTGCAGCCGACTGAACTCGACGAGTACAAGATTCTGCCTAAGTTGGGCGCGTTAATCCATCTCACCGATGAATTAACAATTCACGGGCAATATGCGGAAGGGTTCCGCGGCCCGAATTTTGGCGAAAGCAACTCCGGTTTCGTCAACGATCAATTCGGTTATCAAACGATCCCGAACTTCAATCCGGCACCCGAAACCAGCACCGGTTTTGAGGTCGGTTTGCGCGGCAAAGGTGCGGCCGGAACGTTCGATCTGACTTTTTTTCGCAACGATTACCAGAATTTTTTGTTTTTGGATACGGTTTGCGTACCTTCGGCGGCGACCGGATTCTGTTTGGCCTACGGCGATACGCCAAGATTGACATTTCAGCAAATCAATAACCCGGACGATATCCGGATTCAGGGCGTCGAATTCAAAAGCCAACTTTACTTAGATTGGTTCCACGAAACTTTGGAAGGAGCGAGTCTAATAGTCAGCGGATCGTATGCTGAGGGCGTCAATCTCGAAACCGGTTCCGTAAACGACGTGTCCTTACGCGGCATCAGCCCGGCCAAAGGCGTGATCGGTCTGCGCTACGAAGAACCTTCGGGAATCTGGGGTTCTGAATTGATATTAACATTGGTCGACGCCAAGCGTCCGAAGACAGCGCCGGACGATGCGCAATTCCTGCCCCGAGGATACGGCGTCGTCGACTTTAACGGCTACTATCGTTTCAACGACCATGTTTCGGTTAACGTCGGCGCGTTCAATCTATTCGACAAAACCTATATCGACTGGGAAGACATCAATACGCGGGCCGGCGACCCGCATGCAACCTTCGGAGCCTACGCGAACGCCGATTTCTGGAAGCGTTATTCGCGACCGGGGCGCAACGTCGGCGCGACGTTAAAAATAGCATTTTGAGATACAACGATGCACTCAAGCTACCAAGATATTAAACAAAAACTGTCGTCGTTATTCGACGAATTATTCACACATGAAGGCTATGCCGACATGCACATCGAAATGCGAATTCTCAAACGGGGACAAAAAGAGGTGATTCTGCATTGCGGCAAACAATACCGTTATGTTGCCGATTTTCGGCCCGGTGATGACTCGCTAAATGCCTACAAGGAAACCGGCGGTCATGCACTCGAATTCGTCCGGTGCGAATCGAGGCGCTAATAAAGTCTTTTCAATGGCGTCTTGCCGCCGCGCCCTCCATGTCTTCGATAGAGTTGCGGATTGACTGTTCGGGATCGAATCAAAGCGGCTTTAAAAATTTATACCGACTCGCCCTGCGTCTTTGAGGTTAAGAGAAGGGTTTTTAGGATTTGGTCATAAATAACTTCCCTATTTTTGGAGGGTTCGGTAACTCGATTGGCAGGTGTCGGCGGCAGGGAAAGCCGCCGTCAAGCCTACAAGGACGTATTCACGGCGTACTGCCAGGCGAGTTACCGAACCCTCGACAAAGCTCATAACTCCAGGAAGTTATTTTTCGCGAAATCCTTAACTTTCATTTACGAGGATAAAGCATGAAAACTTTATTGAGATTAACTTTAAGCGCAACATTTTTAAGCGTATCCGGCCTGGCTGCGGCCGATATACAAAACGGCCCGAATCCTTACAATCCGGGATACGGTTTCGATGCCCCGCACGCGGCATCTTGGGGCGGATGGACGCGCGGCGATGCCGGTACGCTATACGCCGAATGGGATACCTTCATCGATGCTTCCTATGGCACTGCAACCGACCGCACCGCAGCTCCGGATGTCGGCGAAGCCATTGCCTCCGATGCGTATGCCGCCTGGAGCGCAGGGACGTTTGTTGCTGGCTCGGGAAACCTTTACAGTTTTTCGGTTCCTCAACACTATAACTTCTCAGTTACCGGTAACGTCGGTATGGGACAAGTTCGGGCTGTTCTGCAATTCGAAACTTCGGGCATACAGATGAATTATGACTCGATTAAATTAAACAATTTGGCGCCTACCTTTACCGAGAAAACGTTTTATGACGATGCCTTCCCAAGCTCTATGGGCCCAACCGATTTAGTACACTACCTGGCTATCTGGGACTTACCTGCAGAGCCTCTCACATATAATTTTTCATTCAATAGTCCGCCACATCAAAGCCTAACTCAGGTTGCGATCGATATTGCCGCGGCTTCTCTTTTTGATCATGATCTTGAGCCTGGGCCGACACCGGACCCCGATACAACGCCGGATTCGCCTGCATGGACCCGACTAGACCTTGCTGTCGTGGATATGCTAGACGATGTACCAAGTCTATTGGCCCAGATCGGCGAAAAAGCCTACTTGCTACCTGAAAACGCAAA
It includes:
- a CDS encoding DUF6494 family protein, which translates into the protein MNEDTLNMEVRKFLKQVGVTSQRELEHAIVKAVETGELKGTETLQVKMTLELPDVRLTHTIEDQIKLE
- a CDS encoding sterol desaturase family protein, translated to METVIRLSVALGIFLIMISWEALRPRRKQSPDRKRRWPINIGLALFNMLLMRLTVGGAAYLSAVYAQEQSWGILNALDIQGWPAVAVTLIALDFAIYGQHVLSHKWPLLWRLHQIHHTDMAFDATTAVRFHPLEIVFSMFYKIAWILLLGADPLAVIAFEIILNGAATFNHGNVDIPERVDKILRWFIVTPDMHRIHHSTIPVETDSNYGFSISCWDRLCGTYRAEPKQAQTEMPIGLAPYRNPEELGFASLLRLPFSGLRRE
- a CDS encoding TonB-dependent hemoglobin/transferrin/lactoferrin family receptor produces the protein MLANAPTIADEKAAMKDTVKLDTMIVEGSSSARPLDEEPGTASVIDAETIERRMVRSIKDLIRYEPGVNVGNDPQRFGATGFTIRGLGGNRVLMQVDGVRLPDAFSIGSFASATRNMVDMDALKSVEIIRGAGSAQYGGDALGGTVGFVTKDPRDYLDTFGNDYYADAKLGYNTTDQSFLKTATLAGASFGFESLLLLTHSESAETDTKGDNKELNPRRTAPSPQDNEVYNGLGKLLYRFDDDNVLRLTGEWMHSESELDAYHARDPLGIGFPPNTKIFSLITDDRQTRWRISLDHTLKHIDFALFDSAFWRVYRQKTAATQETWQDRDNPLNKRHLIHRIFSFDNDDFGGEIRFDKLFSTGIFDHALQYGGQISMNTITQKRDGTITYTSGNPPFIQPGTVSKTVPPDTFPVRDFPESLVTKAGAYLQDNITFFDRRVELIPGVRIEFYSLKPQKDRLYDATSEVQPTELDEYKILPKLGALIHLTDELTIHGQYAEGFRGPNFGESNSGFVNDQFGYQTIPNFNPAPETSTGFEVGLRGKGAAGTFDLTFFRNDYQNFLFLDTVCVPSAATGFCLAYGDTPRLTFQQINNPDDIRIQGVEFKSQLYLDWFHETLEGASLIVSGSYAEGVNLETGSVNDVSLRGISPAKGVIGLRYEEPSGIWGSELILTLVDAKRPKTAPDDAQFLPRGYGVVDFNGYYRFNDHVSVNVGAFNLFDKTYIDWEDINTRAGDPHATFGAYANADFWKRYSRPGRNVGATLKIAF
- a CDS encoding pilus assembly protein, which codes for MHSSYQDIKQKLSSLFDELFTHEGYADMHIEMRILKRGQKEVILHCGKQYRYVADFRPGDDSLNAYKETGGHALEFVRCESRR
- a CDS encoding TIGR04283 family arsenosugar biosynthesis glycosyltransferase — protein: MLFSIIIPTLNEQTSIVECLGKLQHLREHAEIIVSDGGSSDRTVALAEGLADRVLTGPAGRAKQMNRGAKYAYGEILIFLHADTVLPEQALNSINHALNEGAYWGRFDIRLSGRHFMLKVIAALMNLRSRWTGIATGDQAIFVSRKAFDAVGGFPDIALMEDIALSKSLKKWGKPACLVDRVVSSGRRWESYGLYRTILLMWSLRLRYFLGSHPETLAHLYRTGKLWKP
- a CDS encoding integrase, whose translation is MNDYPPHIEVINDAGPYPPGSPPQRWFLSRLPIFLGVFLSALLIGLAYNYSRPAIYRSTATLLTSAMTAIDQTSETADIQHVAIQRQILLGRELLNETLKRLEITHPQANLTLEDVKEILQVQSLPDTQLVEMQAEGEMPEILSALINTWIDVYLDARAAEIESSKGKTIQIVKDELTELEIKIEQARNALIEFRNEHDIASTERQENTVLAKLTGLTAALNNANEAEVKAKARLEAVEKAIEEGQAVVPTQDQRSLDQLEQRLQQLREKLAEFDKRYTREYLARQPSMRFIPEEIKKLEKEIAAKQQYGTRIVHTDAMQEYQAAKMTLDRIRQQLEDHKRMASEFSSRFAQHETLKADLDGLEKIYRETQERLAQIETRPVEKYPQVTVIDRAFLARDPISPNYKRDTVIIVIGSVMLGLFGVWLAEFLHPPRKKQSDDAFSGLSAYANLGFGAGRLDLPQISPERLAQIRNHQRLHAPMLRELSDADLRALLNASNTMGKQLIVLLLLGVTLKEAAALTPEHLYAESGEIRLSGAVPRNIPLDGLLSYFNEQHRFPAWYTDSPLAVGDLSAIISVAAIDAGMTHPEDFNADAIRHTYIVYLIRQGLKLSELENIVGTIAPADLVEYGRYSPLRPGLSVTEINRIHPALETEALPPAQ